A stretch of the Paracoccus albus genome encodes the following:
- a CDS encoding SDR family NAD(P)-dependent oxidoreductase: MQTAVITGGGTGIGLATAQHLLSQGWHVVACGIDHEDPLPDGIEFQRCDVTDAAELSALMARADRIDALINCAGIIKQAEEWQPETFNNVLDVNLTASMAAATAARTKLRDAGGSIVNLASMWSWFGSANAPAYAASKGGIVALTRSLAVAWGPEGIRCNAIAPGWVNTRMGAGARNDPAREPAITARIPLGRWAEPSEIAKVIGFLVSEDAAYINGALLPVDGGYSVA, from the coding sequence ATGCAAACAGCGGTAATCACCGGCGGCGGAACCGGCATCGGGCTGGCCACTGCACAACACCTGCTGTCGCAGGGCTGGCACGTCGTCGCATGCGGGATCGACCACGAAGACCCCTTGCCCGACGGGATAGAGTTTCAGCGCTGCGATGTTACCGACGCAGCCGAGCTGAGCGCCCTGATGGCCCGCGCAGATCGGATCGACGCGCTCATCAACTGCGCCGGCATCATCAAACAGGCCGAAGAGTGGCAGCCCGAAACCTTCAACAATGTGCTGGATGTGAACCTGACCGCCTCTATGGCGGCGGCAACAGCGGCACGTACAAAACTGCGCGATGCGGGCGGCAGCATCGTCAACCTCGCCTCTATGTGGAGCTGGTTCGGATCGGCCAACGCCCCGGCCTATGCCGCATCAAAGGGTGGAATCGTCGCGCTGACCCGTTCGCTGGCGGTCGCTTGGGGGCCAGAGGGCATCCGCTGCAACGCCATCGCACCTGGCTGGGTCAACACCCGCATGGGTGCCGGCGCGCGCAACGACCCGGCCCGCGAACCGGCGATCACGGCGCGCATACCGCTTGGGCGATGGGCGGAACCATCTGAAATTGCAAAAGTAATCGGATTTCTCGTGTCAGAGGATGCGGCCTATATCAACGGCGCACTACTGCCCGTCGATG